A DNA window from Oryzias latipes chromosome 5, ASM223467v1 contains the following coding sequences:
- the LOC101159247 gene encoding uncharacterized protein LOC101159247, with the protein MKQRDASSPQLFLSRERCQFLMGVWVWLRSVNVWSTFYLSVFHLQTLRRVAPSVGNLQASRGVPKTLLLNLLSIWILNLLYSIPAHIFSTNGNANSTETLMLISSTTRPLLGCVWNFPSSYSGLAYATTSMVIHETLPIVLMTVTNLSSLYTLHTYGRTRKSVQDAPVVKRVPAEKRAAKVILILVLLFTVSWGTSVISVNYFNYNRGTSSEFLLVIARFAQILFIALSPAVLAVGHRGLRSCIKSSLTY; encoded by the exons ATGAAACAAAGGGATGCATCTTCTCCACAGCTGTTTCTGTCCAGAGAACGGTGTCAGTTCCTCATGGGAGTCTGGGTGTGGCTGCGATCGGTCAATGTGTGGTCCACGTTCTACCTCAGCGTGTTCCACCTCCAGACTCTGAGGCGCGTGGCTCCTTCTGTTGGAAACCTTCAAGCTTCTCGAGGCGTTCCTAAGACTCTGCTGCTAAACCTGCTTTCCATTTGGATCCTCAACCTCCTTTACTCCATTCCTGCACATATCTTCTCCACTAATGGTAATGCAAACAGCACTGAG ACCCTCATGTTGATCAGCAGCACAACACGCCCCCTCCTGGGCTGTGTGTGGAACTTCCCGTCCAGCTACAGCGGCCTGGCCTACGCCACCACGTCCATGGTGATCCATGAAACCCTGCCTATTGTCTTGATGACAGTGACCAACCTGAGCTCCCTTTACACGCTTCACACATACGGCAGGACAAGGAAATCAGTCCAAGATGCACCAGTCGTAAAGCGGGTACCAGCTGAGAAACGAGCTGCCAAG GTGATTCTTATTCTTGTTTTGCTCTTCACTGTGTCCTGGGGAACCAGCGTTATATCTGTAAACTACTTCAACTACAACCGAGGCACCTCATCCGAGTTCCTCCTGGTCATCGCTCGCTTTGCCCAGATCCTCTTCATCGCCTTGTCTCCTGCTGTCCTGGCGGTTGGCCATCGTGGGCTGCGTTCTTGTATCAAGTCATCGCTGACTTACTGA
- the LOC101158998 gene encoding neuropeptide Y receptor type 6-like, with protein sequence MSAVSRMKTQLDLRPADEAAAKIKDFVGPEGRDENPKHVGIGLQVPVSDVQIVCHVIMVVLAILGNATVIVVIGKSVIQDRRVAHNSNIIIINMAVSNLMVSIMRNILLIVSDFGIQLFLSRERCQFLMGVWVWLRSVNVWSTFYLSVFHLQTLRRVAPSVGNLQASRGVPKTLLLNLLSIWLLNLLYSIPAHIFSTNGNANSTETLMLISTTTRPLLGCVWNFPSSHSGLAYATTSMVIHEALPILLMTATNLSSLYMLHTYSRTRTRTSIQHAPVIRGVPAERRAARVILILVLLFVVSWGTSVISVNYFNYNRGTSSEFLLVIARFAQILFIALSPAVLAVGHRGLRSCIKSSLTY encoded by the exons ATGTCTGCTGTGTCCAGAATGAAGACGCAGCTCGATTTAAGGCCTGCTGATGAAGCTGCTGCAAAAATCAAGGACTTTGTTGGACCTGAAGGAAGGGATGAAAACCCTAAACATGTGGGAATTGGACTTCAAGTGCCAGTCTCTGATGTACAAATTGTTTGTCACGTCATCATGGTAGTGCTGGCTATTCTGGGTAACGCCACTGTCATTGTGGTTATTGGGAAGAGTGTCATCCAGGATCGTAGAGTGGCTCACAACTCAAATATCATCATCATAAACATGGCAGTGTCCAACCTGATGGTGTCCATAATGAGGAATATTCTGCTCATCGTGTCAGACTTTGGGATCCAG CTGTTTCTGTCCAGAGAACGGTGTCAGTTCCTCATGGGAGTCTGGGTGTGGCTGCGATCGGTCAATGTGTGGTCCACGTTCTACCTCAGCGTGTTCCACCTCCAGACTCTGAGGCGCGTGGCTCCTTCTGTTGGAAACCTTCAAGCTTCTCGAGGCGTTCCTAAGACTCTGCTGCTAAACTTGCTTTCCATTTGGCTCCTCAACCTTCTTTACTCCATTCCTGCACATATCTTCTCCACTAACGGCAATGCAAACAGCACTGAG ACCCTCATGTTGATCAGCACCACAACACGCCCCCTCCTGGGCTGTGTGTGGAACTTCCCGTCCAGCCACAGCGGCCTGGCCTACGCCACCACGTCCATGGTGATCCATGAAGCCCTACCTATTCTCTTGATGACAGCGACCAACCTTAGCTCCCTTTACATGCTTCATACATACAGCAGAaccaggaccagaacctcaATCCAACATGCACCCGTTATAAGGGGGGTACCAGCTGAGAGACGAGCTGCcagg gtGATTCTTATtcttgttttgctctttgttgTGTCCTGGGGAACCAGCGTTATATCTGTAAACTACTTCAACTACAACCGAGGCACCTCATCCGAGTTCCTCCTGGTCATCGCTCGCTTTGCCCAGATCCTCTTCATCGCCTTGTCTCCTGCTGTCCTGGCGGTTGGCCATCGTGGGCTGCGTTCTTGTATCAAGTCATCGCTGACTTACTGA